The Montipora capricornis isolate CH-2021 chromosome 6, ASM3666992v2, whole genome shotgun sequence genome has a window encoding:
- the LOC138054058 gene encoding uncharacterized protein, with the protein MALSATSLLEENDIPGASLCGRKPSELKNEDLKFWLKCRGDPAKGLKTKAELVKRVEEYIRSGRDKIIVDPDPNCLYTKRKQQGSSTPSASNIEPSHGAPIKYPDNGWSTSLTKMPMFTKAEMNEHITRSGKHIANKDHHSVPTSLRKAKTFLEDEYLHEIIAASDQHVFYFKAKCCHSFRKNDPPHSLKLALCIVKGDVLDSNCTCVAGKVGFCNHISALMLKICKFTLFEAKSTKDLCEEKDENPELACTSQLQNWHKKGGGENIFPQPVMEVVVKKTKLAESSSPRGGAGVKCLLYEARKQPNYDPVSENTFKSELSTLDPNMGFAQMSEGTSSTDLTNSKFGKCPVGSIMSYQTSFTESNFSAVANLTSVPRNNAAVNAQELNYYPRFPLCNDNDMVVPRELSDTEEALIKHLTVHEDRIHSIESTTREQAGCDEWKSQRTYRFTASKFHLISRRKRNHQSFARSLMHIKPFSSKYVTHGLKYEPIALQQYEKFMFNRKTPVAVLESGFVVTKSCPVLGASPDAKVVDFGCSLCFELAEVKCPYTKFHVTPLEACSDPTFFMEKVSGTECKLKRDHPYYAQVQGQLGITGAKWCDFIVYTGKGIYIERAPFDATYWQNLRTELLQYYFEHFFKICRSRFSKFS; encoded by the exons ATGGCCCTGTCAGCAACGTCGCTTCTCGAAGAAAATGATATTCCGGGCGCTTCACTATGCGGCCGAAAACCCTCTGAATTGAAAAATGAGGACCTGAAGTTTTGGTTAAAGTGTAGGGGTGACCCAGCGAAAGGCCTTAAAACGAAAGCAGAACTTGTAAAGAG AGTGGAAGAGTACATCCGGTCTGGTagagataaaattattgttgacCCTGATCCCAACTGCCTTTATACCAAAAGAAAGCAGCAAGGAAGCAGTACACCGTCGGCATCGAACATAGAACCATCACACGGTGC TCCCATTAAATATCCTGACAACGGATGGAGTACTTCTCTAACCAAAATGCCAATGTTCACTAAAGCAGAAATGAATGAACACATCACAAGATCTGGCAAGCACATAGCAAATAAAGACCATCATTCTGTTCCGACTTCACTGCGGAAAGCTAAAACATTTCTTGAAGATGAGTACCTTCACGAAATAATAGCAGCCAGTGATCAGCacgttttttatttcaaagctaAATGCTGTCATAGCTTTCGGAAAAATGATCCTCCGCACTCATTGAAACTTGCCTTGTGTATTGTCAAAGGGGATGTTTTGGACAGCAACTGTACTTGTGTGGCTGGCAAGGTTGGTTTCTGTAACCATATTTCAGCCTTAATGCTAAAGATCTGCAAATTCACTCTGTTTGAGGCAAAATCCACAAAAGATCTATGTGAAGAGAAAGATGAAAATCCCGAGTTGGCTTGTACATCCCAGCTGCAAAACTGGCACAAGAAAGGTGgtggagaaaacattttccctcaACCAGTCATGGAGGTTGTTGTCAAAAAGACTAAACTGGCCGAGTCAAGCAGCCCACGAGGTGGTGCGGGTGTGAAATGCCTGTTATACGAGGCACGCAAACAGCCTAACTATGATCCTGTAAGTGAAAATACTTTTAAATCTGAACTTTCTACACTTGACCCCAATATGGGTTTTGCTCAAATGAGTGAAGGAACTTCAAGTACTGATCTGACAAACTCTAAATTTGGGAAATGCCCTGTTGGTTCCATTATGAGCTATCAGACATCATTCACTGAGTCAAACTTTTCTGCTGTGGCAAATTTGACCTCAGTGCCAAGAAACAACGCTGCAGTAAATGCCCAAGAACTTAATTATTATCCTAGATTTCCCTTGtgtaatgataatgacatggtTGTACCAAGAGAGCTGAGTGACACTGAAGAGGCATTAATAAAGCATTTAACTGTTCATGAGGACAGAATacattcaattgaaagtactACCAGGGAACAAGCAGGATGTGATGAATGGAAGTCACAACGCACATACCGCTTCACAGCTTCGAAATTCCATCTTATCTCAAGGCGAAAAAGAAATCACCAAAGTTTTGCTCGATCACTCATGCATATAAAGCCCTTTTCATCGAAGTATGTCACACATGGCTTAAAGTATGAACCTATTGCCCTCCAGCAATATGAAAAGTTTATGTTTAACAGAAAAACTCCGGTTGCAGTTCTCGAAAGTGGATTTGTGGTTACGAAAAGTTGTCCTGTGCTTGGTGCATCACCAGATGCCAAAGTTGTTGACTTTGGATGTTCACTTTGCTTTGAGCTGGCTGAGGTAAAATGCCCTTACACAAAATTCCATGTGACCCCCCTGGAGGCATGCTCTGACCCCACCTTTTTTATGGAAAAAGTCAGCGGAACAGAGTGTAAACTGAAGAGGGACCATCCATATTATGCCCAAGTTCAAGGACAATTGGGGATTACTGGAGCCAAGTGGTGCGATTTTATTGTATATACTGGAAAGGGAATTTACATTGAGAGAGCACCATTTGATGCAACCTATTGGCAGAACCTCAGGACCGAACTTCTTCAGTATtactttgaacatttttttaaaatttgccgCAGCAGATTTTCAAAATTCAGTTGA
- the LOC138054059 gene encoding uncharacterized protein produces the protein MADADISDESGEIFLKTQDASVVDENVSPLTSTAADSGSNFDAIMKVLQSIQKQNQEIENRLEQQGLKTELQVEDLSQRFKELGTRVNNQTSQLETELKLHGDKLTVKINALEEDFVNKVEFLDSKQRSFEEDVKEWLKETQEKFDSQQKTFSDKLSKTLDTAEQQMHVKVENVTPLKASLSPEVSKFSTPLSASSGYPGQKRPLQKPPSFDGKSQWEPYIAQFEIVAGMNQWNDEQKGNYLATSLKGSALSLLGNLPSDTRQDYEELVAALESRFGSAHQQELHRSKFKGRLRRRDESLQELTEDLERLARLAYPSAPEEMKDLLAKEQFIDAILDGGTRLRLRQSRPYSLRAALTLAMEFLPAGISPKGLPGSWSEL, from the coding sequence ATGGCAGACGCGGATATTAGCGACGAAAGCGGGGAAATTTTTCTCAAAACGCAGGATGCGAGTGTCGTGGATGAAAATGTCTCGCCGCTCACCTCTACGGCGGCGGACTCCGGTTCGAACTTTGACGCTATTATGAAAGTACTTCAGTCCATACAGAAACAAAACCAAGAGATAGAAAACAGACTGGAACAACAAGGGCTAAAAACTGAACTTCAAGTAGAAGACCTGTCGCAACGCTTCAAAGAACTAGGTACTCGTGTGAATAATCAAACATCGCAACTGGAGACTGAGCTTAAGTTACACGGTGATAAATTGACTGTGAAAATAAATGCTTTGGAGGAAGACTTCGTAAATAAGGTGGAATTCCTTGACTCCAAACAACGTTCCTTCGAAGAAGATGTTAAGGAATGGCTCAAAGAAACACAAGAGAAGTTCGACTCGCAGCAGAAAACTTTCAGTGATAAACTGAGCAAAACGTTGGATACGGCGGAACAACAAATGCATGTTAAAGTAGAAAACGTCACGCCTTTGAAAGCAAGCCTTTCACCTGAGGTCTCCAAGTTTTCAACGCCTCTCTCAGCTTCCAGTGGATATCCTGGACAAAAGCGGCCGCTTCAAAAACCACCTTCGTTTGACGGCAAATCCCAGTGGGAACCGTACATCGCACAGTTCGAAATCGTCgcaggaatgaatcaatggaaCGACGAGCAGAAGGGTAACTACCTTGCAACGAGCCTGAAAGGTTCTGCCTTGAGTCTACTGGGAAATCTTCCATCAGATACCCGTCAAGACTATGAGGAGTTGGTTGCAGCTCTTGAGAGCAGATTTGGTTCGGCGCACCAGCAAGAACTGCATCGTTCCAAGTTTAAAGGTAGATTGAGACGGCGTGACGAATCACTACAAGAGCTAACGGAGGATTTAGAGCGCTTGGCTAGGCTGGCTTACCCTTCTGCGCCAGAAGAAATGAAGGATCTACTGGccaaggagcagtttattgaTGCTATCCTGGATGGAGGTACCAGACTACGGTTGAGGCAAAGTCGTCCCTATTCCCTTCGAGCAGCTCTCACCTTGGCTATGGAGTTCTTACCGGCTGGCATCTCGCCAAAGGGACTTCCAGGCTCGTGGAGTGAACTGTGA